ccgcggcggcttggccgcgggagtactgggccagccagttgggaccctgcctgatcggagaggctcaggcagcctaccaagccctgAGTGACCATAACGCCACAGATTACGACCTGGTCaaacaggctatcctccgccgtctgaatataactacggagacccaccgggcgcggtttagggagtacaggagagccccggagacacgccccagggtggttgcagagcggttgtgcgaccacatggtgcattggctgacccccgggaagaagaccgcccagcagatgggggaagccattgtggtagagcagttctgccatgtggtcggcgccgaaacccaggcgtggatacggcgccacaaccctgacaccctggaggaggcggtcaaattggcggaagactttgaagactccctgacttctgcccgggtcgggatcctgtcggcccctgcccttcggagcagccgacctctccctccctctcctccaacaccaccaccaccccctttgttcccgggacccagacctccgagagcgccgaccccattgggcccccttgcctcccccccatggagaccaaggttggcccccagctggggtagaggtgctgcccctgccccgttgccataccagcagcgggacagatttctaccctatgccccctctgtccctcctatctgttttaggtgccaccagccgggacatctggccaggtcatgcccc
The sequence above is drawn from the Acipenser ruthenus chromosome 12, fAciRut3.2 maternal haplotype, whole genome shotgun sequence genome and encodes:
- the LOC131740088 gene encoding zinc finger protein 446-like, producing MDRNALAELLQALESRRDAEERRREERYTALIERVGLAVAAATAPTTTPRMSPPKARAMKMSAEDDPEAYLVAFERLATAAAWPREYWASQLGPCLIGEAQAAYQALSDHNATDYDLVKQAILRRLNITTETHRARFREYRRAPETRPRVVAERLCDHMVHWLTPGKKTAQQMGEAIVVEQFCHVVGAETQAWIRRHNPDTLEEAVKLAEDFEDSLTSARVGILSAPALRSSRPLPPSPPTPPPPPLFPGPRPPRAPTPLGPLASPPWRPRLAPSWGRGAAPAPLPYQQRDRFLPYAPSVPPICFRCHQPGHLARSCPAAMECDVAACNWAPETDS